The proteins below are encoded in one region of Hordeum vulgare subsp. vulgare chromosome 3H, MorexV3_pseudomolecules_assembly, whole genome shotgun sequence:
- the LOC123444575 gene encoding putative B3 domain-containing protein Os03g0621600: MSDSMNCVQIEESNEMVTEVLPGVDEKGNEAVHTIPEVVLPPTAEEQPKTPMVGDDERMEDPPSSKRRNYGHYHEEGGPTHLCKVILAPKLECIPMPLDFTKHFVAVSTEFKLKNNTGCSWKVTAKLMNGRVTLDQGWATFAAVHQINIGYMVTFKLLTPDTLKVIIFDDDGIEVINKCGKHDKSLHRQGLGLGHLLPKYYRVCLNYDLCIELFELSL; this comes from the coding sequence ATGTCTGACTCCATGAATTGTGTGCAGATCGAGGAGAGCAATGAGATGGTCACGGAGGTGCTCCCAGGCGTTGACGAGAAGGGCAATGAGGCGGTTCATACAATACCCGAGGTGGTGCTGCCGCCCACCGCCGAGGAACAACCGAAGACGCCAATGGTTGGCGACGACGAGCGCATGGAGGATCCCCCCAGCAGCAAGCGCCGCAACTACGGCCACTACCATGAGGAGGGTGGCCCAACTCACTTGTGCAAGGTCATCCTTGCACCGAAGCTTGAGTGCATCCCCATGCCCCTGGACTTCACCAAGCACTTCGTCGCGGTGTCGACGGAGTTCAAGCTGAAGAACAACACCGGGTGCTCCTGGAAGGTGACGGCCAAGCTGATGAACGGCAGGGTGACCCTGGATCAGGGTTGGGCCACCTTCGCCGCCGTTCATCAGATCAATATCGGCTACATGGTGACGTTCAAGCTCCTGACTCCCGACACCCTCAAGGTCATCATCTTCGACGACGATGGCATTGAGGTGATCAACAAGTGCGGGAAGCATGACAAAAGCCTTCACCGCCAGGGACTAGGGCTGGGGCACCTCCTTCCTAAGTACTATCGAGTCTGCTTGAACTATGATTTATGCATTGAACTGTTTGAACTATCGTTGTGA